In a genomic window of Panthera tigris isolate Pti1 chromosome D4, P.tigris_Pti1_mat1.1, whole genome shotgun sequence:
- the URM1 gene encoding ubiquitin-related modifier 1, whose product MAAPLSVEVEFGGGAELLFDGIKKHQVTLPGQEEPWDIRNLLVWIKKNLLKERPELFIQGDSVRPGILVLVNDADWELLGELDYQLQDQDSILFISTLHGG is encoded by the exons ATGGCAGCGCCCTTGTCGGTGGAGGTGGAGTTCGG AGGCGGCGCAGAGCTCCTGTTCGACGGCATAAAGAAGCATCAGGTCACCTTGCCTGGACAGGAGGAACCCT GGGACATCCGGAACCTCCTTGTCTGGATCAAGAAGAACTTGCTAAAAGAGCGGCCAGAGTTGTTCATCCAGGGAGATAGCGT GCGGCCAGGAATTCTGGTGCTCGTTAACGATGCCGACTGGGAACTGCTG GGTGAGCTGGACTACCAGCTGCAGGACCAGGACAGCATCCTCTTCATATCCACGCTGCACGGCGGCTGA
- the SLC27A4 gene encoding long-chain fatty acid transport protein 4 — MLLGASLVGVLLFSKLVLKLPWTQVGFSLLFLYLGSGGWRFVRIFIKTIRRDVFGGIVLLKVKAKVRRYLRERRTVPILFASTVRRHPDKTALIFEGTDTHWTFRQLDDYSSSVANFLQAQGLASGDVAALFMENRNEFVGLWLGMAKLGVEAALINTNLRRDALRHCLTTSQAKVLIFGSEMAPAIFEIHANLDPSLSLFCSGPWEPGTVPVGTEHLDPLLEDAPKHLPSSPDKGFTDKLFYIYTSGTTGMPKAAIVVHSRYYRMAALVYYGFRMRPDDVVYDCLPLYHSAGNIVGIGQCLLHGMTVVIRKKFSASRFWDDCIKYNCTIVQYIGELCRYLLNQPPREAEHQHQVRMALGNGLRQSIWTDFSSRFHIPQVAEFYGATECNCSVGNFDSQVGACGFNSRILSFVYPIRLVRVNEDTMELIRGPNGLCLPCQPGEPGQLVGRIIQQDPLRRFDGYLNQGANNKKIAKDVFQKGDQAYLTGDVLVMDELGYLYFRDRTGDTFRWKGENVSTTEVEGTLSRLLDMADVAVYGVGVPGTEGRAGMAAVANPAGSCDLEHFAQLLEKELPLYARPIFLRFLPELHKTGTFKLQKTELRKEGFDPSVVRDPLFYLDTRKGRYIPLDQEAYTRIQAGEEKL; from the exons ATGCTGCTCGGGGCGTCTCTGGTGGGGGTGTTGCTGTTCTCCAAGCTGGTGCTGAAATTGCCTTGGACTCAAGTGGGGTTCTCCCTGCTGTTCCTCTACCTGGGATCTGGAGGCTGGCGCTTTGTCCGAATCTTCATCAAGACCATAAGGCGTGATGTCTT CGGCGGCATAGTGCTCCTGAAGGTGAAGGCAAAGGTCCGGCGGTACCTGCGGGAGCGGCGGACAGTGCCCATTTTGTTTGCCTCCACGGTCCGGCGCCACCCTGACAAGACAGCCTTGATCTTTGAGGGCACAGACACACATTGGACCTTCCGCCAGCTGGATGACTACTCAAGCAGCGTGGCCAACTTCCTACAGGCTCAGGGCCTGGCCTCGGGCGACGTGGCTGCCCTCTTCATGGAGAACCGCAATGAGTTTGTGGGCCTATGGCTGGGCATGGCCAAGCTGGGTGTGGAGGCAGCACTCATCAACACCAACCTGCGGCGGGACGCCCTGCGCCACTGCCTGACCACTTCCCAGGCCAAGGTCCTCATCTTTGGCAGTGAGATGGCTCCAG CCATCTTTGAAATCCATGCCAACCTGGACCCTTCGCTCAGCCTCTTCTGCTCCGGCCCCTGGGAGCCCGGCACGGTGCCCGTCGGCACAGAGCACCTGGACCCCCTGCTGGAAGATGCCCCCAAGCACCTGCCCAGTAGCCCTGACAAGGGCTTCACAG ATAAGCTCTTCTACATCTACACATCAGGCACCACAGGGATGCCCAAAGCCGCCATTGTGGTGCACAGCAG GTATTACCGCATGGCTGCCCTGGTGTACTACGGATTCCGAATGCGGCCGGACGACGTTGTCTATGACTgcctgcccctctaccactcagCAG GAAACATTGTGGGAATCGGGCAGTGCCTGCTCCATGGCATGACGGTGGTGATCCGGAAGAAGTTCTCAGCCTCCCGGTTCTGGGACGATTGTATTAAGTACAACTGCACA ATTGTGCAGTACATCGGCGAGTTGTGCCGGTACCTCCTGAACCAGCCACCCCGGGAGGCGGAGCACCAGCACCAGGTGCGCATGGCACTCGGCAATGGCCTCCGCCAGTCCATCTGGACCGACTTTTCTAGCCGCTTCCACATCCCCCAGGTGGCCGAGTTCTACGGGGCCACCGAGTGTAACTGCAGTGTGGGCAACTTCGACAGCCAG GTGGGGGCATGTGGCTTCAACAGCCGCATCCTGTCCTTTGTGTACCCCATCCGGCTGGTGCGAGTCAACGAGGACACCATGGAACTGATCCGGGGGCCCAATGGCCTCTGCCTTCCCTGCCAGCCAG GTGAGCCAGGCCAGCTAGTGGGCCGCATCATCCAGCAGGATCCCCTGCGGCGCTTTGACGGCTACCTCAACCAGGGTGCCAACAATAAGAAGATTGCCAAGGACGTCTTCCAAAAGGGAGACCAGGCCTACCTCACCG GTGACGTGCTGGTGATGGACGAGCTGGGCTATCTGTACTTCCGAGACCGCACGGGAGACACGTTCCGCTGGAAAGGCGAGAATGTGTCCACCACCGAGGTGGAGGGCACACTCAGCCGCCTGCTGGACATGGCCGACGTGGCAGTGTATGGTGTCGGGGTGCCAG GAACCGAGGGCCGGGCTGGAATGGCTGCGGTGGCCAACCCTGCTGGCAGCTGTGACCTGGAGCATTTTGCACAGCTGCTGGAGAAGGAGCTGCCCCTGTATGCCCGCCCCATCTTCCTGCGCTTCCTGCCTGAGCTGCACAAAACGG GGACCTTCAAGCTACAGAAGACAGAGCTGCGGAAGGAAGGCTTTGACCCATCAGTTGTGAGAGACCCACTGTTCTACTTGGATACCCGGAAGGGCCGCTACATCCCGCTGGACCAAGAGGCCTACACCCGCATCCAGGCAGGCGAGGAGAAGCTGTGA